In a genomic window of Bacillota bacterium:
- a CDS encoding CBS domain-containing protein, with the protein MDNAGTICNNLTVFLKPEDTLQEAIVSFSRARLDAIPVVSEENEVLGVMTKHNLYKALLNKLSMDTPLADLYTRPAICVGEEDPFEKVYMTIVRKRIGQVVVTKPEHKPVGMVTKLNLIDKLHNRSERMAGELASLLDALENGVLAINRRKIITVLNPAAEKMLGVESKNMLGREITTVLPEIKLSDILFTGTVKNCKTIAGSPGVVAKYLPVFRHGIINGAIAVLHDLREYEQVAQELESVKKLQQTFATVLEMAYDGLLVIDQNGTITTANRSILEFLQLRQKDLLGKKVQSIMPELELEEIIHTGLRDQGDVRIIRGIRCIVTRLPMINDGKVMGAVAKVTFRDLHRLTDLVNRLEKLENQISFYRDELSRVSHHDLRLDDIVGDSPVIQQVKNMCRLAAQSISTVLLIGESGTGKGIFASAIHNESGRPGPFIKVNCAALPENLLESEFFGYEAGAFTGARKGGKPGKFELADGGTLLLDEIGDMSPSLQAKILRVLQEREFERVGGTKTISVNVRVIAATNRDLEQLITEGKFREDLYYRLNVITVSIPPLRERVDDLPSLSSYFIMKYNEILDAKVTGLDSETMKLFMQHHWRGNVRELENVIERALNITQEGKIISMHLPQYLQNPSGVKPVKPQVTGTDQIDLFSTVASAEKEMILRAIEKAEGNRTKAAQLLSISRTCLYKKLRQHNIQYKR; encoded by the coding sequence ATGGACAATGCCGGAACCATCTGTAACAACCTAACGGTTTTCCTAAAACCTGAGGATACCTTGCAGGAGGCCATTGTTAGCTTTTCCCGGGCACGCTTGGATGCGATCCCTGTTGTCAGCGAGGAAAATGAAGTGTTGGGAGTGATGACAAAGCATAACCTTTATAAAGCACTGTTAAATAAATTATCCATGGATACACCGCTGGCCGATCTGTACACCCGCCCGGCCATATGTGTAGGAGAGGAAGACCCCTTTGAAAAAGTATACATGACCATAGTTAGAAAGAGAATTGGCCAAGTTGTGGTTACCAAACCGGAACATAAGCCGGTAGGCATGGTCACAAAACTGAATTTGATAGATAAATTACACAACCGGAGTGAAAGGATGGCCGGAGAACTGGCATCTCTCCTGGACGCTCTAGAAAACGGCGTACTGGCTATTAACCGCCGAAAAATAATCACGGTCCTTAACCCGGCGGCGGAAAAAATGCTGGGCGTCGAATCAAAAAATATGCTGGGACGGGAAATTACCACCGTTCTTCCGGAAATCAAATTGAGTGACATATTGTTTACAGGCACTGTGAAAAATTGCAAAACGATTGCCGGCTCTCCCGGGGTGGTTGCCAAATATTTACCTGTATTTAGGCATGGCATTATCAACGGGGCAATTGCAGTATTGCATGATTTGAGAGAGTACGAGCAGGTGGCGCAGGAACTGGAAAGTGTAAAAAAACTTCAGCAAACTTTTGCCACGGTATTGGAAATGGCTTATGACGGCCTGCTGGTAATAGACCAAAACGGAACTATTACCACGGCCAACCGTTCTATTTTGGAATTCCTGCAATTGAGGCAGAAAGACCTGCTGGGAAAAAAGGTACAGTCAATAATGCCGGAATTGGAACTGGAGGAGATAATCCATACCGGCCTTAGGGACCAGGGGGACGTGCGGATTATTAGAGGGATAAGGTGTATCGTTACCAGGTTGCCCATGATCAACGACGGCAAAGTTATGGGCGCCGTGGCCAAAGTAACTTTTCGCGACCTGCACCGCCTGACGGATCTAGTCAATCGATTGGAAAAGCTGGAGAACCAGATTTCTTTCTACCGCGATGAGCTGTCCCGGGTTTCCCATCATGATTTACGACTGGACGATATTGTGGGGGACAGTCCCGTGATCCAGCAAGTTAAAAATATGTGCCGCCTGGCTGCCCAGAGCATCTCCACAGTTTTGCTGATCGGGGAAAGCGGCACCGGCAAGGGAATTTTTGCCAGCGCAATTCATAATGAGTCCGGGCGCCCGGGTCCTTTTATTAAGGTCAACTGCGCGGCTTTACCCGAGAACCTTCTTGAATCTGAGTTTTTTGGATACGAGGCGGGAGCCTTCACCGGAGCCCGCAAGGGTGGCAAACCGGGAAAGTTTGAACTCGCAGACGGTGGCACACTGCTTTTGGACGAAATAGGCGACATGTCGCCGAGCCTACAGGCCAAAATTTTACGGGTACTACAGGAACGTGAGTTTGAAAGGGTCGGAGGCACTAAGACAATAAGTGTCAACGTAAGGGTCATTGCGGCTACCAACCGGGACCTGGAGCAGTTGATAACAGAAGGAAAATTTCGGGAAGACCTGTATTACCGGCTGAATGTGATTACCGTCAGCATCCCTCCCTTACGTGAACGAGTAGATGACCTGCCCTCCCTGTCATCTTACTTTATAATGAAATACAACGAAATTTTGGACGCCAAGGTTACAGGCCTAGACTCGGAGACTATGAAGCTTTTCATGCAACACCACTGGCGGGGTAACGTCAGGGAATTGGAGAATGTAATCGAGCGGGCATTAAATATTACCCAGGAGGGAAAAATCATATCAATGCACCTTCCCCAATACCTGCAAAATCCTTCCGGTGTAAAACCCGTAAAGCCGCAGGTAACGGGGACAGATCAAATAGACTTGTTTTCTACCGTGGCCAGTGCGGAGAAGGAGATGATATTGCGGGCCATTGAAAAGGCGGAAGGAAACCGGACCAAGGCCGCCCAATTGCTCAGCATCAGCCGAACCTGTCTTTATAAAAAGCTCAGGCAGCACAATATCCAATATAAAAGATGA
- a CDS encoding acetoacetate--CoA ligase yields MKKLLWEPSDQHKEKANMTKFINFVNEKFGLELKTYTDLYQWSVTSIPDFWAAMWEFGDIRASRDYDTVVENLDDMLGARWFTGAKLNFAQNLLRYRDDRTAIIFKSEMQDPVRISYNELYDRVARLARSLRDMGITSGDRVAGFMPNMMETIIAMLATTSIGAIWSSCSPDFGLKGVLDRFGQIEPRVLFTANGYFYNGKTFDSLGRIAGFLKDIPSIEKVVVVPYTEEKPDISEVPNAMYFQDFLAQESGLEIEFEQLPFDHPLYIMYSSGTTGVPKCIVHGAGGTLIQHLKEHILHTDITRKDNIFYYTTCGWMMWNWLVSALAVGATLTLFDGSPFYPGPGALFKLAQDEKVTVFGTSAKYLASIEKEGFKPGREYALDHLKAILSTGSPLSAETFEYVYREVKQDLCLSSISGGTDIISCFVLGNPVGPVYAGELQCRGLGMKVESFSPEGKPVTSQKGELVCTEPFPSMPIGFWNDPEQQKFKNAYFNVYPNVWHHGDYIEITETGGVIIYGRSDATLNPGGVRIGTAEIYRQVETLPEILDSLVVGQDWDNDVRVILFVRLAEGQELTSEFSMKIKKAIRENATPRHMPAKIISVKDIPYTINGKKVELAVRNVIHNQPVLNKDALANPQALDYYKDIPELQN; encoded by the coding sequence ATGAAAAAGCTACTTTGGGAGCCGTCTGACCAGCATAAAGAAAAAGCCAACATGACTAAATTTATCAATTTTGTTAATGAAAAATTCGGGTTGGAGCTCAAAACTTATACAGACCTGTACCAGTGGTCCGTCACCAGTATCCCCGACTTCTGGGCGGCCATGTGGGAATTCGGTGACATCAGGGCTTCCCGAGACTATGACACCGTCGTAGAAAACTTGGATGATATGCTCGGCGCCAGGTGGTTTACGGGGGCCAAACTGAATTTCGCTCAGAACCTGCTGCGCTACCGGGACGACCGCACCGCCATAATTTTTAAAAGTGAGATGCAGGACCCTGTACGGATATCCTATAATGAGCTTTACGACAGGGTGGCCCGCTTGGCCCGCTCTCTGCGTGACATGGGCATTACAAGTGGAGACCGGGTGGCCGGCTTCATGCCTAATATGATGGAAACTATTATCGCCATGCTGGCTACCACCAGCATCGGCGCCATCTGGTCCTCATGCTCCCCGGACTTCGGCCTCAAAGGGGTGTTGGATCGATTCGGGCAAATTGAACCCCGGGTGCTTTTCACCGCCAACGGCTATTTCTATAACGGCAAGACTTTTGACTCTCTGGGGCGCATCGCCGGGTTTTTAAAAGATATCCCGTCCATCGAAAAGGTAGTGGTGGTCCCTTATACGGAAGAAAAGCCCGATATTAGCGAAGTACCTAACGCGATGTATTTCCAGGATTTCCTGGCGCAGGAATCCGGCCTGGAAATAGAATTCGAACAATTACCCTTCGATCATCCACTTTATATCATGTACTCCTCCGGCACCACCGGAGTGCCCAAATGTATCGTGCACGGGGCCGGCGGCACCCTGATCCAGCATCTTAAGGAACACATCCTGCATACCGACATAACCAGAAAGGACAACATCTTTTACTACACCACCTGCGGCTGGATGATGTGGAACTGGCTGGTGAGTGCCCTGGCCGTGGGGGCCACCCTCACGCTTTTCGACGGCTCGCCCTTCTATCCTGGGCCCGGTGCGCTGTTTAAGCTGGCCCAGGATGAAAAGGTAACCGTTTTCGGGACCAGCGCCAAGTATCTGGCTTCCATAGAAAAGGAAGGCTTTAAACCTGGGCGGGAGTATGCCTTGGACCACCTGAAGGCCATTCTTTCCACGGGCTCTCCCCTTTCTGCGGAAACTTTCGAGTACGTATACCGGGAGGTTAAGCAGGACCTATGCCTTTCCTCCATTTCGGGCGGCACGGACATCATTTCCTGTTTTGTCCTGGGCAACCCCGTGGGGCCGGTCTACGCCGGGGAACTGCAGTGCCGGGGACTGGGTATGAAGGTTGAGTCCTTTAGCCCCGAAGGAAAACCGGTAACCAGCCAGAAAGGCGAACTGGTGTGCACGGAGCCGTTCCCCTCTATGCCCATAGGGTTCTGGAACGATCCGGAGCAGCAGAAGTTTAAGAACGCCTATTTCAATGTTTACCCCAACGTGTGGCATCACGGGGACTATATCGAAATCACTGAAACGGGCGGTGTAATCATCTACGGGCGTTCCGACGCCACCCTCAACCCGGGCGGTGTGCGGATAGGTACAGCCGAAATTTACCGCCAGGTGGAGACGCTGCCCGAGATCCTGGACAGCCTGGTGGTGGGCCAGGATTGGGACAACGACGTGCGGGTGATTCTATTTGTCAGGCTGGCCGAAGGGCAGGAGTTAACCAGTGAATTTAGCATGAAAATCAAAAAGGCCATTAGGGAAAACGCCACCCCACGCCACATGCCGGCCAAAATTATCAGCGTAAAGGACATTCCTTATACCATAAACGGCAAGAAGGTGGAACTAGCCGTGAGAAATGTGATACACAACCAACCCGTTTTGAACAAGGACGCGCTTGCCAACCCACAGGCGCTGGATTACTATAAAGATATTCCTGAGTTGCAGAATTAG
- a CDS encoding acyl-CoA dehydrogenase — MDFNLTKDQQMIRDVVRDFAQNEIVPRAVEIDRTGEFPLDIVKKLAEMDLMGLPFPEEYGGAGADYISYSLALEEISRACGSTGLTYEAHISLGCMPIYLFGTEEQKKKYLTPLAQGECMGSFGLTEPNAGSDAGGTQTTAVLDGDEWVINGTKCFITNATFARFVTTTAVTDKEKGTNGISAIIVPTDAPGFTVNANYEKLGLHGSNTTELFFDNVRVPKENLVGIRGEGFKQFLVVLDGGRIGIAAMSVGIAQACLDAALRYAQERNQFGQPIGKFQAIQFKLADMATHIELARLMYLKAAWLKDHDLPYTREAAIAKLFASEIATKAALEAIQIHGGYGYMKEFPVERYLRDVKLCEIGEGTSEIQRMVIARQLLGPECR; from the coding sequence ATGGATTTCAATTTAACTAAGGATCAGCAGATGATAAGGGATGTGGTGCGGGATTTTGCCCAGAATGAAATTGTCCCGCGTGCGGTGGAAATTGACAGGACAGGGGAATTCCCCCTGGACATAGTGAAAAAACTGGCCGAGATGGACCTGATGGGATTGCCTTTCCCGGAAGAATATGGCGGTGCGGGCGCCGACTACATCAGTTACAGTTTGGCGCTGGAAGAAATATCCCGAGCTTGCGGCTCTACCGGGCTTACTTATGAGGCTCACATTTCACTGGGATGTATGCCCATCTATCTCTTTGGCACCGAAGAGCAGAAGAAAAAGTATTTGACCCCGCTGGCCCAGGGCGAGTGCATGGGATCATTCGGTCTTACCGAACCCAACGCTGGCTCCGATGCGGGCGGTACCCAGACTACCGCGGTCCTGGACGGTGACGAATGGGTCATCAACGGCACCAAGTGTTTTATTACTAATGCCACTTTTGCCCGCTTCGTAACTACCACAGCCGTAACCGACAAGGAAAAAGGTACCAACGGGATTAGTGCCATCATAGTACCCACGGACGCCCCCGGATTTACCGTGAATGCTAATTATGAAAAATTGGGGCTGCACGGCTCCAATACCACGGAATTATTCTTTGATAACGTGCGGGTTCCCAAGGAGAACCTTGTCGGCATAAGGGGGGAAGGCTTTAAGCAGTTCTTAGTAGTGCTTGATGGCGGGAGAATTGGGATTGCGGCAATGTCCGTGGGCATTGCCCAGGCCTGCCTGGATGCCGCTCTAAGGTATGCGCAGGAGAGGAATCAGTTCGGGCAGCCCATCGGTAAATTCCAGGCTATCCAGTTTAAGCTGGCTGACATGGCCACGCATATAGAACTGGCCCGGCTGATGTACCTGAAGGCGGCCTGGCTTAAGGACCACGACCTGCCGTACACCAGGGAAGCCGCCATTGCCAAGTTGTTCGCTTCCGAAATAGCAACCAAAGCTGCGCTGGAGGCCATTCAGATTCATGGTGGGTACGGTTATATGAAGGAGTTCCCTGTGGAGCGCTACCTGAGGGATGTCAAGCTTTGCGAAATCGGTGAAGGTACATCGGAGATACAGCGCATGGTAATTGCCCGTCAATTACTGGGTCCTGAGTGCAGGTAG
- a CDS encoding pyruvate carboxyltransferase has translation MFTLNYPKKVVIGDITVRDGFQHEEKFIPTRAKLWCLEELILAGFKRIEVSNFGNPRGMPQFADADELFKAIRASKRVKDKLDDVEMTAITIRERAVDRAIEAKKEGYGPDRILMMVSTSPSHMFKNSGLNHKEYWAESERCIKKAHDAGIKVCGTVSTIWGCPIEGPTELQKAVEFTKHYLDIGADDIEHADHDGSAPPDKVYEYFSMIMDALPNPELHVAHFHVTRGWGLANVLAALQAGITHYESTIGGLGGQPSNFVDGCPVSGTGAYYYQDPNIVGLTSTEDMVVMMDEMGIDTGLDVDRVLEIGQMMEKIVGRRLRSECIKTGRIPKEPTGF, from the coding sequence TTGTTCACACTGAATTACCCCAAGAAAGTGGTCATTGGAGACATCACCGTGCGGGACGGCTTTCAGCACGAAGAAAAATTCATCCCCACCCGGGCTAAGCTCTGGTGTCTGGAAGAGCTAATCCTGGCAGGGTTTAAGCGCATCGAGGTTTCCAACTTTGGCAACCCCAGGGGGATGCCCCAGTTCGCCGATGCCGACGAACTCTTCAAAGCTATCCGCGCCAGCAAGCGGGTCAAGGATAAACTGGACGACGTGGAAATGACCGCCATTACCATCCGGGAAAGGGCGGTAGACAGGGCCATTGAGGCCAAAAAGGAGGGCTACGGCCCCGACCGTATCTTAATGATGGTATCCACCTCGCCCTCGCACATGTTTAAAAACTCCGGGCTCAACCATAAGGAATATTGGGCCGAAAGCGAGCGCTGCATTAAAAAGGCCCATGACGCCGGAATAAAGGTCTGCGGCACGGTGAGTACCATCTGGGGCTGCCCCATCGAGGGCCCCACCGAACTGCAAAAGGCAGTGGAATTCACCAAACACTACCTGGATATCGGTGCCGACGACATTGAACACGCAGACCACGACGGCTCAGCGCCTCCGGACAAGGTTTACGAATATTTTTCCATGATTATGGACGCCCTACCTAACCCAGAACTACACGTGGCCCATTTCCATGTTACCCGGGGCTGGGGCCTGGCCAACGTTCTGGCGGCTCTGCAGGCCGGGATAACCCACTATGAAAGCACCATAGGTGGTCTCGGCGGACAGCCCAGCAACTTCGTGGACGGATGTCCTGTGTCCGGCACGGGTGCCTACTACTACCAGGATCCCAACATTGTTGGCCTTACTTCCACCGAGGACATGGTGGTGATGATGGACGAAATGGGTATCGACACCGGGCTGGACGTGGACAGAGTGCTGGAAATTGGGCAGATGATGGAAAAGATCGTTGGGCGCCGGCTGCGCAGTGAATGCATTAAGACCGGACGTATTCCCAAGGAGCCCACAGGATTTTAA
- a CDS encoding enoyl-CoA hydratase (Catalyzes the reversible hydration of unsaturated fatty acyl-CoA to beta-hydroxyacyl-CoA), whose translation MQYENIEIARQEHIAIIKINRPQAMNALSTQTARELLVALEELELDNEVFAVVFTAAGDRAFCVGADLKERKTMNHDEMKKQRALFVKTFTAVAQFPKPLVAAVNGFALGGGCEFALCCDFIVASEKATFGLPEVGLAIIPGGGGTQLLPRVIGRACAKELIFTGRKIAAQEAYRLGLVNHVALPEKLMEKTMETMREITKNGPIALQQAKRSINLGVELELNTALALEAECYNVCLATEDRDEGLRAFNEKRKPVYRAR comes from the coding sequence TTGCAGTATGAAAACATCGAAATAGCCCGGCAAGAACACATCGCTATAATAAAAATAAACCGGCCTCAGGCCATGAATGCCCTTAGTACCCAGACCGCCCGGGAACTGCTGGTAGCGCTTGAGGAGCTGGAACTGGATAATGAGGTATTCGCAGTGGTCTTTACTGCAGCGGGCGACAGGGCCTTCTGTGTGGGCGCGGACCTCAAAGAAAGAAAAACCATGAACCATGATGAAATGAAAAAACAGCGGGCGCTTTTCGTCAAAACTTTTACCGCCGTGGCCCAGTTTCCCAAGCCGCTGGTAGCGGCTGTTAACGGGTTCGCCCTGGGCGGCGGGTGCGAGTTCGCTCTCTGCTGTGACTTTATAGTGGCTTCCGAAAAAGCGACCTTCGGCCTGCCTGAAGTGGGATTGGCCATCATCCCGGGAGGCGGGGGTACTCAGCTGCTGCCGCGAGTGATCGGCCGTGCCTGCGCCAAGGAATTGATTTTCACCGGCCGAAAAATTGCAGCCCAGGAAGCCTACCGGCTGGGTCTGGTTAACCACGTGGCACTCCCGGAAAAACTGATGGAAAAAACCATGGAAACGATGCGGGAGATTACCAAAAATGGTCCCATTGCCCTGCAGCAGGCCAAGCGCTCTATCAACCTGGGAGTGGAACTGGAATTGAATACCGCTCTGGCCCTGGAGGCCGAGTGCTATAACGTCTGCTTGGCCACGGAGGACAGGGACGAGGGGCTACGGGCATTTAACGAGAAACGCAAGCCGGTTTACCGGGCTAGATAG
- a CDS encoding acyl-CoA carboxylase subunit beta → MELNDKEMNSMNETNLKTMEEELSEKVEQINKGGQPKYHESNTKKGKMFARDRVKMLLDPDSFYSEDGFWANNLAGDLPADGVITCTGRINGRTVCVMANDSTIKAGSWGWRTVEKIIRIQEIAIDMKVPMLYLVDSAGARITDQVEMFPGRRGAGRIFYNQVKMSGMIPQVCLLFGPSAAGGAYIPAFCDVVFMVDKNASMYLGSPRMAQMVISEKVSLEEMGGALMHCSVSGCGDLLAKSEEEAIQACRTYLGYFPQNWRGTPPRVIGQKPYAGRAIEDIIPGRPNEPFDMYELIDRIIDAGSWFEIKKLFARELITGMCRIDGRTVGILANQSRTKGGVLFVDSADKSTRFINLCDAFNIPLLFLMDVPGFMIGSDVERQGIIRHGAKMISAMSEATVPKISVVVRKAYGAGLYAMCGPSFEPDCCMALPTAQIAVMGPEAAVNAVYENKINALPPEERPEFIKRKREEYMQNIDIYKLASELVIDHIVSGKSLRQELISRFKLYESKDARFAERKHPVYPV, encoded by the coding sequence ATGGAACTTAACGACAAGGAGATGAACAGCATGAACGAAACTAACCTGAAAACCATGGAAGAAGAACTAAGCGAAAAGGTGGAACAGATAAATAAAGGCGGGCAACCCAAGTACCATGAGAGCAACACCAAGAAGGGCAAGATGTTTGCCCGGGACCGGGTGAAAATGCTGCTGGACCCTGACAGTTTTTACAGCGAGGACGGGTTTTGGGCCAATAACCTGGCCGGAGACCTTCCCGCGGACGGGGTAATCACCTGCACCGGTAGAATTAACGGGCGTACTGTTTGTGTTATGGCTAACGACTCTACCATTAAAGCCGGCTCATGGGGCTGGCGCACGGTGGAGAAAATTATCCGCATCCAGGAGATAGCCATAGATATGAAAGTCCCCATGCTCTACTTGGTGGACTCGGCCGGGGCCAGGATCACCGACCAGGTGGAAATGTTTCCGGGCCGGCGGGGAGCCGGAAGAATTTTTTACAACCAGGTTAAAATGTCCGGTATGATTCCCCAGGTCTGCTTGCTTTTCGGTCCTTCCGCCGCCGGCGGCGCTTATATCCCTGCCTTTTGCGATGTGGTTTTTATGGTGGATAAAAACGCCAGTATGTACCTGGGTTCTCCGCGTATGGCCCAGATGGTGATCAGCGAAAAAGTTAGCCTGGAAGAAATGGGCGGGGCACTTATGCACTGCAGCGTCAGTGGTTGCGGTGACTTGCTGGCCAAAAGCGAAGAAGAAGCCATTCAGGCCTGCCGCACCTATTTGGGTTATTTTCCCCAGAACTGGCGGGGCACTCCCCCAAGGGTTATTGGCCAAAAGCCGTACGCCGGCCGGGCGATAGAAGATATCATCCCCGGGCGCCCGAATGAGCCTTTCGACATGTACGAACTAATTGATCGAATCATAGACGCGGGAAGCTGGTTTGAAATCAAAAAGCTTTTCGCCAGGGAACTGATTACCGGAATGTGTCGCATTGACGGCCGGACGGTGGGCATCCTGGCCAACCAGTCCAGGACAAAGGGCGGCGTCCTTTTCGTGGACTCCGCGGACAAATCGACCCGTTTCATTAACTTGTGTGATGCCTTCAACATTCCCCTGTTGTTCTTGATGGACGTCCCCGGCTTTATGATCGGCTCCGACGTGGAGCGTCAAGGTATCATCCGTCACGGGGCCAAAATGATTTCAGCCATGTCCGAGGCCACGGTGCCCAAAATTTCCGTGGTAGTACGCAAGGCATACGGGGCTGGTCTATACGCCATGTGCGGTCCCTCCTTCGAGCCCGACTGCTGTATGGCTCTTCCCACCGCGCAAATAGCGGTCATGGGCCCGGAGGCGGCAGTTAATGCTGTGTACGAGAACAAGATCAATGCCCTACCGCCGGAAGAAAGACCTGAGTTTATAAAACGGAAACGCGAAGAATATATGCAAAACATTGACATCTATAAGCTGGCCTCGGAACTGGTTATCGATCATATTGTCAGTGGGAAATCCCTGCGCCAGGAATTGATCAGCCGCTTCAAGCTCTATGAATCAAAGGACGCTAGATTCGCCGAGCGCAAGCACCCGGTTTACCCGGTTTAG
- a CDS encoding AMP-binding protein, translating into MSIKIGKITMGELIDEMAQRYPENDALVYPFRNIRYNYRQFRDICNQAAKGLMRLGINKGENIAIWANNVPEWVITQFASGKMGAILVTVNTNYRSFELEYLLNQSDSTTIILVGGVRDSDEYVKIMYELCPELNHCKPGDLNSKKLPNLKNVIYIGEEKYPGMLNWTDIMAMADQVSDQELEERQETCKPGDVVNMQYTSGTTGFPKGVMLTHINLIGNAVSMAECMNFSSADRLCIPVPFFHCFGCVIGTLVCAVTGAAMVPVEKFDPVKVLETIESEKCTAVHGVPTMFIAELEAMKNKKYDTAFLRTGVMAGAPCPTEVMKAVVNTMGASEICITYGQTEASPGITMTRTDDPIELRVSSVGRALPNVEVKIVNPDTGGEVSSGIQGELCTRGYHVMKGYYNMPEATESAIDKDNWLHTGDLAIMDDNGYCKITGRLKDMIIRGGENIYPREIEEFLYTHPKIKDVQVVGLPSEKYGEEVAAFIQLKEGTSATEEELKEFCDNQISRFKIPAFFFFIDEYPSTASGKIQKFRLREQAMEKLKR; encoded by the coding sequence ATGTCAATTAAAATCGGCAAGATTACGATGGGAGAGCTTATTGATGAGATGGCGCAGCGCTACCCCGAGAACGATGCACTGGTTTACCCCTTCCGCAACATAAGATACAACTACCGGCAGTTCAGGGACATCTGTAATCAGGCGGCAAAAGGCTTGATGCGCCTGGGAATTAATAAGGGCGAAAATATAGCGATATGGGCCAATAACGTACCGGAATGGGTAATCACCCAGTTTGCCAGCGGGAAGATGGGAGCCATCCTTGTTACGGTGAACACCAACTACCGATCCTTTGAGCTTGAATACCTGCTCAATCAATCAGATTCTACCACCATTATATTGGTTGGTGGTGTTAGAGATTCGGATGAGTATGTAAAAATTATGTATGAGCTGTGCCCGGAACTGAACCATTGTAAGCCGGGTGATCTGAATTCCAAAAAATTGCCCAATTTGAAAAACGTAATTTATATAGGTGAGGAAAAATACCCGGGAATGCTTAACTGGACTGATATCATGGCTATGGCTGACCAGGTAAGTGATCAAGAGTTGGAAGAAAGGCAAGAAACCTGTAAGCCTGGTGATGTGGTGAATATGCAATATACATCAGGGACTACAGGTTTTCCCAAAGGGGTTATGCTTACTCATATAAATTTGATCGGTAATGCAGTAAGTATGGCAGAATGCATGAATTTTTCGTCTGCAGATCGTTTATGTATACCTGTACCATTCTTCCATTGTTTTGGTTGTGTGATTGGTACTTTAGTTTGTGCTGTTACAGGGGCTGCAATGGTTCCGGTGGAGAAATTTGACCCGGTTAAAGTGCTGGAAACTATTGAGAGTGAAAAGTGTACTGCCGTTCACGGAGTTCCTACCATGTTTATAGCTGAGCTGGAGGCCATGAAAAATAAAAAATACGATACTGCCTTCCTGCGAACCGGTGTTATGGCCGGGGCACCTTGCCCCACTGAAGTGATGAAAGCGGTTGTAAATACCATGGGTGCCAGCGAGATATGTATTACTTACGGTCAAACGGAAGCTTCCCCCGGCATCACCATGACCAGGACAGATGATCCCATTGAACTACGAGTGAGCAGCGTGGGTAGGGCGCTGCCGAATGTGGAGGTGAAAATAGTCAATCCTGATACAGGCGGGGAAGTATCATCGGGGATACAGGGAGAGTTATGTACCAGGGGTTACCACGTAATGAAGGGATACTACAATATGCCCGAAGCTACAGAGTCGGCCATAGATAAGGATAACTGGCTGCATACCGGCGACCTGGCAATTATGGATGATAACGGCTACTGCAAGATCACCGGGCGCCTCAAAGATATGATCATCCGCGGCGGTGAAAACATTTATCCGCGCGAAATTGAGGAGTTCCTGTACACCCACCCCAAGATTAAGGACGTCCAGGTTGTAGGTTTGCCTAGTGAGAAGTACGGTGAAGAGGTTGCAGCATTCATTCAGCTAAAGGAGGGTACCTCCGCTACGGAGGAAGAATTGAAGGAATTTTGCGATAACCAGATTTCCCGCTTCAAAATACCTGCATTTTTCTTCTTTATTGATGAATACCCTAGTACCGCCAGCGGTAAAATTCAAAAATTCCGTCTACGCGAACAGGCTATGGAAAAGCTGAAAAGATAA